A section of the Metabacillus endolithicus genome encodes:
- a CDS encoding transglycosylase domain-containing protein, with product MDVITPKRIKITLKTLRAITFISLLLLVFLSTVILSIVLYAKWQGPPSLSVPQSTIIYASDGSKIGELHNGQKRYWVNLDDISQHVINATISIEDQSFYEHNGFDYKRIAGAALADIKAMAKVQGASTITQQYARNLFLKHEKTWQRKANEALYTIRLEQNYSKDNILEGYLNTIYYGHGVYGIQAAANYYFGKDASKLTLPEAALLAGIPKGPNLYSPYVNREKAEERQHVILHTMQNEGYLTEKQLQEAISTKLVYKTKTEKVEKGFAGYFQDAAMSELSDKLNLDVQAVQTQGLKIYTTLDVNMQKKAEEIVAETISKESDIQTGMVAIDPKTGYVKALIGGRNYEESPFNRAIQAKRQPGSTIKPLLYYSAIMKGFTPATEMKSEPTSFSYDDGKATYKPSNYNDYYANDFITMLQAIALSDNVFAVKTHMFIGMEELIKTGELLGLSTKIKENPSAALGTSPVRLVDIVNAYGIIGNGGKKIEPTFITKIEDAQGEVIYKADREKEQVLNEQAAFVTTHMMKGMFDSSINDYTSVTGHSIADSLTRDYAGKSGTTSTDSWMIGMAPQLVTGVWTGYDKGKTIDLVQERSYAKTIWSTFMEEALDKQSVKAFRPPDGVVGVYINPANGKLATKDCPVRRLTYFIAGTEPTQYCEEHIDELNGLEEEQKPVEQKKEGWFDKYFKWWD from the coding sequence ATGGATGTGATTACACCGAAACGAATTAAAATCACATTAAAGACATTACGTGCAATAACATTTATTAGTTTGTTATTACTCGTCTTTCTGTCGACAGTTATTTTAAGTATTGTTTTATATGCAAAATGGCAAGGACCTCCCTCTTTATCCGTTCCACAATCAACGATTATTTATGCAAGTGACGGATCAAAAATAGGAGAGTTACATAATGGACAAAAACGATATTGGGTTAATCTTGATGATATTTCCCAACATGTTATAAACGCAACCATATCTATTGAAGATCAAAGCTTTTATGAACATAACGGATTTGACTATAAGCGGATAGCTGGTGCAGCTCTGGCTGATATAAAAGCAATGGCAAAGGTCCAGGGAGCAAGTACAATTACCCAGCAATATGCACGAAATCTATTTTTAAAGCATGAAAAAACATGGCAACGAAAAGCAAATGAAGCTCTCTATACCATTCGGTTGGAGCAAAATTATAGTAAAGATAATATCTTAGAAGGTTATTTAAATACGATTTATTATGGTCATGGTGTTTACGGAATCCAAGCAGCAGCAAATTATTATTTTGGTAAAGATGCAAGCAAACTAACACTTCCTGAAGCTGCTTTACTTGCCGGTATTCCGAAAGGACCTAATTTATACTCTCCTTATGTGAACCGCGAAAAAGCCGAAGAAAGACAGCATGTTATTTTACATACGATGCAAAATGAAGGCTATCTTACTGAGAAGCAATTACAAGAGGCCATATCAACTAAACTCGTTTATAAAACAAAGACGGAAAAAGTTGAAAAAGGATTTGCAGGTTATTTTCAGGATGCGGCCATGAGTGAGCTGTCAGATAAACTAAATTTAGACGTTCAGGCTGTACAAACGCAAGGCTTAAAAATTTATACAACATTAGATGTTAACATGCAGAAAAAAGCCGAGGAAATTGTCGCAGAAACCATATCTAAAGAATCTGACATCCAAACAGGGATGGTTGCGATTGATCCTAAAACAGGCTATGTTAAAGCATTAATCGGTGGCCGTAATTATGAAGAAAGTCCATTCAATCGTGCCATTCAAGCAAAAAGGCAGCCCGGATCAACCATTAAGCCTTTGCTCTATTACTCAGCGATCATGAAAGGCTTCACTCCGGCAACAGAAATGAAAAGTGAGCCAACCTCTTTTTCCTATGATGATGGAAAAGCAACCTATAAACCGAGTAATTACAATGACTATTATGCCAATGATTTTATTACAATGCTCCAGGCAATTGCTCTGTCTGATAATGTTTTTGCTGTAAAAACTCATATGTTTATCGGTATGGAGGAGCTAATCAAAACAGGAGAATTACTGGGACTTTCAACAAAAATCAAGGAAAATCCATCTGCTGCGTTAGGAACATCACCTGTTCGTCTTGTTGATATTGTTAATGCGTACGGAATTATTGGTAACGGCGGTAAAAAAATAGAACCAACTTTTATTACAAAAATTGAAGATGCACAAGGTGAGGTCATTTACAAAGCAGATCGCGAGAAAGAACAAGTCCTTAATGAGCAAGCTGCTTTTGTTACGACTCATATGATGAAAGGCATGTTCGATTCTTCTATTAATGATTACACATCTGTCACTGGACACAGCATTGCCGACTCCTTAACAAGAGATTATGCCGGAAAATCTGGTACAACCTCAACAGATAGCTGGATGATTGGAATGGCTCCACAACTCGTCACAGGTGTCTGGACAGGGTATGACAAAGGCAAAACAATTGACCTTGTTCAAGAACGCAGCTACGCAAAAACGATTTGGTCCACCTTTATGGAAGAAGCTCTCGATAAACAGTCTGTGAAAGCATTCCGTCCACCTGATGGAGTGGTTGGCGTGTATATTAATCCAGCTAACGGTAAGCTCGCTACAAAGGACTGCCCCGTTCGCAGATTAACTTACTTTATTGCAGGCACTGAACCTACTCAATATTGTGAAGAACATATCGATGAGTTGAATGGTTTGGAAGAAGAACAGAAGCCTGTGGAACAGAAAAAAGAAGGCTGGTTTGATAAGTACTTTAAGTGGTGGGATTAA
- a CDS encoding YwhD family protein codes for MGFNIIKSDPTDGHGGFGVGALSLDNVSPVFVDIEEGEAFVDIGAMHARSVVEKGIKFLKTKEEVPNGKPYWLVWVTIDRKTEGPYYAGVTACEMTVDRSIRRGYKSLPEHVNRMDKSIKRHIIVDHMDDRSKEILTDFLKKHDPNMWENSEQKLKDDLNTIQ; via the coding sequence ATTGGCTTTAATATTATAAAAAGTGACCCAACAGATGGTCATGGCGGCTTTGGTGTTGGAGCGCTCAGCCTAGATAATGTCTCACCTGTATTTGTTGATATCGAAGAAGGAGAAGCCTTTGTTGATATCGGCGCGATGCATGCAAGAAGTGTTGTGGAAAAGGGAATCAAGTTTCTTAAAACGAAAGAAGAAGTACCAAATGGTAAACCATATTGGTTAGTTTGGGTGACGATTGACCGCAAAACAGAAGGTCCTTATTATGCGGGCGTAACAGCCTGTGAAATGACAGTCGATCGCAGCATCAGAAGAGGATACAAATCACTTCCAGAGCATGTAAACCGCATGGATAAATCGATCAAACGCCATATCATCGTTGATCATATGGATGACCGTTCAAAAGAAATTCTTACAGATTTTCTGAAAAAACATGACCCAAATATGTGGGAGAATTCTGAGCAAAAGTTAAAGGACGATTTGAACACGATTCAATAA
- a CDS encoding site-2 protease family protein — protein sequence MNDFSSFLAFPLEVFPYVIITLMVAFTLHEFAHAYVAYKFGDPTAERQGRLTLNPLAHLDPFGTILIFIAGFGWARPVPVNRYFFKRPRLAGVLVSIAGPLSNLVLAFIGTAIWYILLTTNAVSALPDNMVTSLEQFFNIFVSLNVILFIFNLLPFPPLDGYRIIEDLAPTHIRSKMTQYESYGIIIFLILVITPLDAYIIQPIFEVGRAIVMNTFHFLLNPLL from the coding sequence ACGACTTTAGTAGCTTTTTAGCATTTCCGTTAGAAGTGTTTCCATATGTAATCATTACACTTATGGTGGCTTTTACTCTTCATGAATTTGCTCATGCCTATGTGGCTTATAAATTCGGTGATCCGACGGCAGAGCGGCAGGGAAGATTAACACTAAATCCACTGGCCCATTTAGATCCATTTGGTACGATCCTTATTTTTATAGCAGGATTCGGTTGGGCAAGACCTGTTCCGGTAAATCGTTACTTTTTCAAACGTCCACGCCTGGCAGGTGTGTTGGTTTCCATCGCTGGTCCGTTAAGTAACTTGGTGCTTGCTTTTATAGGAACAGCCATTTGGTATATATTATTAACAACGAATGCTGTTTCTGCACTGCCAGACAATATGGTAACAAGCCTTGAACAGTTTTTTAATATTTTTGTGTCTCTTAATGTAATTTTATTTATTTTTAATTTGCTTCCGTTTCCACCACTGGATGGATACAGAATTATCGAAGACTTAGCACCAACACATATCCGCTCAAAGATGACACAGTATGAAAGCTATGGAATCATTATTTTCTTAATCCTTGTGATTACACCATTAGATGCGTATATTATTCAACCAATATTTGAAGTAGGAAGAGCAATTGTGATGAACACATTCCACTTTTTGCTCAATCCTTTATTGTAA